The following proteins are encoded in a genomic region of Paenibacillus sp. FSL H3-0469:
- a CDS encoding response regulator has protein sequence MSRSILLVDDDPHILKALTRHVGWEKLGLTLAGTAVNGHEALELFHRLSPDLVMTDVYMPGMGGLELTEALRELAPELPVIILSGYEEFENARQAMRWGVSHFLLKPARVDEIEAVLRAVLLDLDAGEQKKRLEERYQQEIGRTLPFLRERLLMELLTTRYSAEECSEERLGYLQITRPQRLAAASIQLNRPSPLHKLKEREWQLLRFGAGNICRETLQHKLAGHPSVQGHVLDYSDDLLVVLLLDCEAGEPIPVLKEVVQETMDKIRNYIQLQAYAGIGSVKPAIHELIDSYLESREALASAEFQETSPIYAYEPCGSTNPWTLEDYSRLLQEWNEVLLCRDSSKVWETWEIIFSRLRQEGQNNIQDIQTVCVGLFTTLMYYWNACCPGRTPPMSMSEFLQAVTGYYTWRSLTEWMGQMIPAFLTAAFTEMNVKKNRLVESVKSYVEAHYTQEISFMGLAQELHVHPKYLSQLFKRVSGENFVSYLNQYRVDRAIEFLQSGQHMVYEISEMVGFNNPAYFSQVFKMITGRSPSDYLKG, from the coding sequence ATGAGCCGCTCTATCCTGCTGGTGGATGACGACCCGCATATTCTGAAAGCCCTTACGAGACATGTGGGCTGGGAGAAGCTCGGCCTTACCCTGGCTGGAACAGCAGTCAACGGCCATGAAGCATTGGAGCTGTTCCACAGGCTCTCCCCCGATCTGGTGATGACCGATGTCTATATGCCAGGCATGGGCGGGCTGGAGCTTACAGAGGCGCTAAGGGAGCTGGCCCCGGAGCTGCCGGTTATCATCCTTAGCGGATACGAGGAATTCGAGAATGCCCGGCAGGCGATGCGCTGGGGCGTCAGCCATTTCCTGCTGAAGCCGGCCCGGGTAGACGAGATCGAGGCTGTGCTCCGCGCTGTGCTGCTGGATCTGGATGCCGGAGAGCAGAAGAAGCGGCTGGAGGAGCGTTATCAGCAGGAAATCGGCCGCACGCTTCCTTTTCTGCGGGAACGCCTGCTTATGGAGCTGCTAACCACCCGCTACAGTGCGGAGGAATGCTCTGAGGAACGGCTCGGATATCTGCAGATTACCCGCCCGCAGCGGCTGGCGGCGGCCAGCATCCAGCTTAACCGGCCTTCGCCGCTGCATAAGCTGAAGGAACGCGAATGGCAGCTGCTGCGCTTCGGAGCAGGTAATATCTGCCGGGAGACGCTACAACACAAGCTTGCCGGTCATCCCTCTGTGCAGGGGCATGTGCTGGACTACTCTGACGATCTGCTAGTGGTACTGCTGCTGGACTGTGAGGCGGGAGAACCGATCCCCGTCCTGAAGGAAGTGGTTCAGGAGACGATGGATAAGATCCGGAATTACATTCAGCTTCAGGCCTATGCCGGCATCGGGTCGGTCAAGCCTGCTATCCATGAACTGATCGATTCGTACTTGGAGAGCCGTGAGGCGCTTGCTTCTGCGGAGTTTCAGGAGACCAGTCCCATCTATGCCTATGAGCCGTGCGGAAGCACCAACCCGTGGACGCTGGAAGACTATTCGAGGCTGCTCCAAGAGTGGAATGAGGTGCTGCTGTGCAGGGATTCCTCAAAAGTATGGGAGACCTGGGAGATCATCTTCAGCAGGCTCCGGCAGGAGGGCCAGAATAACATTCAGGATATTCAGACGGTGTGTGTCGGGCTGTTCACTACGCTGATGTATTACTGGAATGCCTGCTGCCCGGGCCGCACTCCCCCTATGAGCATGTCCGAATTCCTGCAGGCGGTGACGGGCTACTATACCTGGAGAAGCCTGACGGAGTGGATGGGCCAGATGATCCCGGCCTTCCTGACCGCAGCTTTTACCGAGATGAACGTCAAGAAGAACCGGCTGGTGGAGAGCGTCAAAAGCTATGTGGAAGCCCACTATACCCAGGAGATCAGCTTCATGGGCCTTGCGCAGGAGCTGCATGTGCATCCGAAATATCTAAGCCAGCTGTTCAAACGGGTCAGCGGTGAGAATTTCGTCAGCTACCTGAACCAGTACCGGGTGGACCGGGCCATTGAATTCCTGCAATCCGGCCAGCATATGGTGTATGAGATCAGTGAGATGGTCGGCTTCAACAACCCCGCCTATTTCAGTCAGGTGTTCAAGATGATTACCGGGCGCAGCCCTAGTGATTATTTGAAGGGGTGA
- a CDS encoding sugar ABC transporter substrate-binding protein yields MTIKGTKGLGLLLSSILLMTTAACSSGGANAPDGAKASSKTEGSAPAIELRMTWWGSQTRHDLTTKMIKRFEEKNPGITIKPEYSGWDGYFDKLSTQVAGSNAPDIIQMDYAFLSDYAKRGTLLDLTPYTQDGTLRTEGHDSSMLSAGSIDSKLYAVTLGVNAPGVIYNASVLQELGIAEPQESWTWKDFAEMANAIAKKKGDGYYGTPDISGTTNIFEVFVRQNGSGLFAGNKLGFSKEVIDEWFNYWQGLRDSGGATTAEVTAAMTNALETRPLSVGQSALDFAWSNQLITYQNVLKDQSQKLKMQVIPHMEGEQKIGEYLKPGQFISGNAKTKYPKEVAKLIDFMVNDPEGTAILGAERGVPVNSAVREQLKPSLTAEEQLIFDFIDVVSKHSSDIDPPYPQGFSEIDKNFKSASEQISFGQAGIPQVSEQFISGSNAILDKAK; encoded by the coding sequence ATGACAATCAAGGGGACTAAAGGACTTGGACTGCTTCTAAGCTCTATATTGCTGATGACTACGGCTGCATGCTCATCCGGCGGTGCGAATGCACCGGACGGAGCCAAGGCTTCATCCAAGACAGAGGGTTCGGCACCTGCAATCGAGCTGCGTATGACCTGGTGGGGCTCACAGACACGCCACGATCTGACCACCAAGATGATCAAGCGCTTCGAGGAGAAGAATCCGGGCATCACGATTAAGCCGGAATATTCCGGCTGGGACGGCTATTTCGATAAGCTGTCTACTCAGGTGGCAGGCTCGAATGCTCCGGATATCATTCAGATGGACTATGCGTTCCTGTCCGATTACGCCAAGCGCGGCACCCTGCTGGATCTGACGCCCTATACCCAGGATGGAACGCTGCGGACGGAGGGGCATGACAGCAGTATGCTCTCGGCCGGAAGCATCGATAGCAAACTCTATGCCGTTACCCTTGGAGTGAACGCTCCCGGCGTGATCTATAATGCTTCTGTGCTTCAGGAGCTGGGAATTGCGGAGCCGCAGGAGTCATGGACGTGGAAGGATTTTGCGGAGATGGCGAATGCGATTGCTAAGAAGAAGGGCGACGGCTACTATGGGACGCCGGATATTTCGGGCACCACGAACATCTTCGAGGTATTCGTCCGCCAGAACGGGAGCGGTCTGTTCGCCGGGAACAAGCTCGGGTTCTCCAAGGAGGTCATCGATGAATGGTTCAATTACTGGCAGGGGCTGCGGGACAGCGGCGGTGCTACAACGGCAGAGGTGACTGCCGCGATGACGAATGCTCTGGAGACCCGGCCGTTGTCCGTTGGCCAGTCCGCCCTTGATTTCGCCTGGTCCAACCAGCTGATTACCTATCAGAATGTGCTGAAGGATCAGAGCCAGAAGCTGAAGATGCAGGTGATTCCGCATATGGAAGGGGAGCAGAAGATCGGCGAATATCTGAAGCCCGGCCAGTTCATCTCCGGGAATGCCAAGACCAAGTATCCCAAGGAGGTAGCGAAGCTAATCGACTTCATGGTCAATGACCCGGAAGGCACTGCTATTCTGGGGGCTGAACGGGGAGTACCGGTCAATTCGGCAGTCCGGGAGCAGCTGAAGCCGTCGCTTACCGCCGAGGAGCAGTTAATCTTTGATTTTATCGATGTGGTCTCCAAGCATTCCAGTGATATTGACCCGCCTTACCCGCAGGGCTTCTCGGAGATTGATAAGAACTTCAAGAGCGCCAGCGAGCAGATCTCCTTCGGTCAGGCCGGGATTCCGCAGGTAAGCGAGCAGTTCATCTCCGGTTCTAACGCCATACTGGACAAGGCCAAATAA
- a CDS encoding sugar ABC transporter permease, producing MKRRKTKLRYNQNGIALLFLSPWLLGLVCLTLGPMAASLYFSFTDYSILESSRWIGLDNFRTMLTADPLFIQSLKVTFIFVFVSVPLKLMFALAVALLLNKGIRGLGIYRTVYYIPTLLGGSVAIAMLWRKMLGGGGLLNQLLAMVGIQAPDWVSNPKYSLYSLILLSVWQFGSSMIIFLSGLKQVPPEYYDASSVDGAGKVGQFLHITLPVLSPVIFFNVIMQTITAFQSFTQAFIISNGSGGPVNSTLMYSLYLYKKGFSFFQMGYASAMAWVLVLLIGIFTLLLFGSSKLWVHYEDGGK from the coding sequence ATGAAGCGGCGTAAAACAAAGCTGCGCTACAACCAGAACGGGATTGCCCTCCTGTTCCTGTCGCCCTGGCTGCTGGGGCTGGTGTGCCTGACCTTGGGGCCGATGGCGGCCTCACTCTATTTTTCTTTTACAGATTACAGTATTCTGGAGAGCTCCAGATGGATCGGATTGGATAATTTCAGGACTATGCTCACCGCAGATCCGCTCTTTATCCAGTCGCTTAAGGTGACGTTTATCTTCGTATTCGTGTCGGTGCCGCTGAAGCTGATGTTCGCCCTGGCGGTCGCCCTGCTCCTTAACAAAGGAATACGGGGCCTCGGTATCTACCGGACGGTCTATTACATCCCCACACTGCTCGGAGGAAGTGTTGCCATTGCCATGCTGTGGCGCAAGATGCTGGGCGGCGGCGGGCTGCTGAATCAGCTATTGGCCATGGTGGGAATACAAGCGCCTGACTGGGTATCGAATCCCAAATACTCGCTGTATTCGCTGATCCTGCTGTCGGTATGGCAATTCGGCTCGTCGATGATCATCTTCCTGTCCGGCCTGAAGCAGGTGCCGCCGGAATATTATGACGCTTCTTCGGTGGACGGTGCAGGCAAGGTGGGGCAATTCCTGCATATTACGCTGCCGGTGCTGTCTCCGGTTATCTTTTTCAACGTCATTATGCAGACGATCACCGCCTTCCAGTCGTTCACCCAAGCCTTCATTATCAGTAACGGCAGCGGGGGACCGGTGAATTCCACCCTGATGTATTCCCTATACCTGTACAAGAAGGGCTTCTCCTTCTTCCAGATGGGCTATGCCTCGGCGATGGCCTGGGTCCTGGTGCTGCTGATCGGGATATTCACACTCCTGCTATTCGGCAGCAGCAAGCTGTGGGTGCATTATGAAGATGGGGGGAAATAA
- a CDS encoding TerB N-terminal domain-containing protein, producing MAKDRQGLHFSELVWESTEQNVAIPPRGTVDEGSRKPKSEPVKKKTSGSGYDTVQLQLWDMEESVEPVTTTESEFVQRARELVEHKEPAALFVPFKSYWPTYGHMTGAQSRWYFFWRDEVRQGRYPKTDLSYIFLHIYELINGVGWDEPQEGYRQLNLLWEAYRDSYKRLDQYLGGWIADFSFVHKLDISLSEIVARSRGLAGDLAELELVRCLSTAPEQLSIEVLSVMSDYDISKSKFYTGEGKIAADRYIPQVVALIDAYVARKHGSNLITMFPPAPPVVRERYLFRSAVYDISLYGYSVLVPVIRVSKSPPLRSLITRLFRLTENKLRALMGYRGRLKDVRVDADMDDLVTRFLEREFRKAEQEEKGPAVVIDQRKLEQLASDSEVVRSLLTVEDTGEPGQEDDAEWIIESEGALGGAGLAGIGSDADVSGRAGSADVKSDAGAYESTGSADVKSDAEVHGRAESADVKSNADARVESAVSANAESVYDSSAKAEEPAGRMTRGEQLGGTREELSGDSPSAVQKLTASLPPASDSEADRWILFASELTPLQREAVLALAEEDGSAKVQRLAAGAGTMAELLYDEINELAMDSLGDLIIDGEELTEECLSMLDYIKR from the coding sequence ATGGCTAAAGACAGGCAGGGGCTGCATTTCTCGGAGCTGGTCTGGGAGAGTACGGAGCAGAATGTGGCGATTCCGCCGCGCGGTACTGTAGATGAAGGCAGCCGGAAGCCAAAGTCAGAGCCGGTTAAGAAGAAGACGTCCGGTTCCGGTTACGATACAGTCCAGCTCCAGCTCTGGGATATGGAAGAGAGTGTGGAGCCGGTAACCACTACTGAGAGTGAGTTCGTTCAGCGTGCACGTGAGCTTGTAGAGCATAAGGAGCCTGCGGCGCTGTTCGTCCCGTTCAAAAGCTATTGGCCCACCTACGGGCATATGACCGGCGCGCAGAGCAGATGGTATTTTTTCTGGCGGGATGAAGTCCGGCAAGGGAGATACCCGAAGACCGATCTCTCTTATATCTTCCTGCATATCTATGAGCTGATTAACGGCGTGGGCTGGGATGAGCCTCAGGAAGGCTACCGTCAGCTCAATCTGCTGTGGGAGGCTTACCGCGATAGTTACAAACGTCTGGATCAGTACCTTGGCGGGTGGATTGCGGATTTCTCTTTTGTCCATAAGCTGGATATCTCACTCTCGGAGATCGTGGCCCGTTCGCGAGGGCTGGCCGGGGATCTGGCTGAGCTTGAGCTGGTCCGTTGCCTGTCTACTGCCCCGGAGCAGCTTAGCATCGAGGTACTGAGTGTGATGTCGGACTATGATATCAGCAAGTCGAAATTCTACACCGGCGAGGGTAAAATCGCTGCGGATCGTTATATTCCCCAGGTTGTAGCTCTAATTGATGCTTATGTCGCGCGGAAGCACGGCTCTAATCTGATCACGATGTTCCCGCCCGCCCCGCCTGTTGTCCGTGAACGTTATTTGTTCCGCAGTGCGGTATACGATATCTCCCTGTATGGCTATTCTGTTCTTGTGCCTGTTATACGGGTCAGCAAGTCCCCACCGCTGCGCAGCCTGATTACCCGCCTGTTCCGGCTGACCGAGAACAAGCTGCGGGCGCTGATGGGCTACCGGGGAAGACTGAAGGATGTCCGGGTCGATGCCGATATGGATGATCTCGTCACCCGGTTTCTGGAGCGTGAATTCCGCAAGGCGGAGCAGGAAGAGAAGGGGCCGGCGGTGGTCATTGACCAGCGGAAGCTGGAGCAGCTGGCAAGCGACTCCGAGGTGGTGCGTTCCTTGCTTACGGTGGAAGACACCGGGGAACCGGGTCAGGAAGATGACGCAGAATGGATAATTGAGTCTGAAGGAGCACTTGGAGGAGCCGGATTGGCTGGTATCGGAAGTGATGCGGATGTGTCTGGAAGAGCCGGATCAGCAGATGTAAAGAGTGATGCAGGTGCATATGAAAGTACCGGATCAGCAGATGTGAAAAGTGATGCAGAAGTACATGGAAGAGCTGAATCAGCAGATGTAAAGAGTAATGCGGATGCAAGAGTTGAATCAGCGGTATCAGCAAATGCGGAAAGTGTTTACGATAGCTCTGCAAAAGCTGAAGAGCCGGCGGGCCGTATGACCAGGGGTGAGCAGTTAGGAGGCACGCGGGAAGAGCTTTCGGGTGATTCCCCGTCTGCCGTACAGAAGCTAACCGCTTCCCTGCCGCCAGCCTCTGATAGCGAAGCGGACCGCTGGATATTGTTCGCTTCAGAGCTGACTCCGCTGCAACGGGAGGCCGTGCTGGCTCTGGCAGAGGAGGACGGTTCTGCGAAGGTGCAGCGGCTGGCTGCGGGAGCAGGAACGATGGCAGAGTTGCTCTACGATGAGATTAATGAGCTGGCCATGGACAGTCTGGGGGACCTCATCATTGACGGGGAAGAGCTGACCGAAGAATGTCTATCCATGCTGGACTATATAAAGAGGTGA
- a CDS encoding carbohydrate ABC transporter permease, whose amino-acid sequence MDTGSASKSAIWLKHFIICLIAFVMLYPVLWLVGSSFKPANMIFSEIWFWPRQWNFHNYVSGWFGFQGSSFAKFLQNSALVSLGAVLGNVITCSMAAYAFARLNFRFKALGFALMLMTIMLPLHVTLIPRYILFNSLGWVNTFAPLVLPKWMATDGFFIFLTVQFIRGLPKELDEAATIDGCGPVQIFSRIIIPLALPALITTMIFTFMWTWDDFFSQLIFLSDIGKYTVPLGLRLFLDSSSQSDWGPMFAMSVLSLVPCFILFITLQKYFVEGIATSGLKG is encoded by the coding sequence ATGGATACAGGCAGCGCATCGAAAAGTGCCATTTGGCTCAAGCACTTCATCATCTGTCTGATCGCCTTTGTTATGCTGTACCCGGTGCTGTGGCTGGTGGGCAGCTCATTCAAGCCGGCGAATATGATTTTCTCGGAAATCTGGTTCTGGCCCCGGCAGTGGAACTTCCATAATTATGTCAGCGGCTGGTTCGGCTTCCAGGGCAGCTCCTTCGCCAAGTTCCTGCAGAATTCGGCTCTGGTCTCTCTGGGCGCAGTGCTCGGCAATGTGATCACCTGCTCCATGGCGGCTTATGCGTTCGCGCGGCTGAATTTCCGGTTCAAGGCACTGGGCTTCGCGCTGATGCTGATGACGATTATGCTGCCGCTGCATGTGACACTTATCCCGCGTTACATCCTCTTTAACAGCCTGGGCTGGGTGAACACCTTCGCGCCGCTGGTTCTGCCCAAGTGGATGGCAACGGACGGCTTCTTCATCTTCCTGACGGTACAGTTCATCCGCGGCTTGCCGAAGGAGCTGGACGAAGCGGCAACGATTGACGGCTGCGGGCCGGTTCAAATCTTCAGCCGGATCATTATTCCGCTGGCGCTGCCTGCGCTGATCACGACGATGATTTTCACCTTTATGTGGACCTGGGATGATTTCTTCAGCCAGCTCATCTTCCTTAGCGATATCGGGAAATACACAGTGCCGCTCGGGCTGCGCCTGTTCCTGGACTCCAGCTCACAGTCAGATTGGGGCCCGATGTTCGCCATGTCGGTATTGTCGCTGGTGCCGTGCTTCATTCTCTTCATCACGCTGCAAAAGTATTTCGTGGAAGGAATTGCGACATCCGGCCTGAAAGGATAG
- a CDS encoding DUF1836 domain-containing protein, translating into MEAFTLSRIEMSGLLLSLGPNSERKPLHILQEAWTKFHRDEVREGTSLPAFLSTDIPPILQKLIKGTGVKGLSLGEIASLGGLIEYSTLSVSAMQNWVKRDFKEYLGSPREGKKYSINQAALLFIIDDLKAALDFESIRQLFRMLFLAPERDDDDLVEPAQLYHGYAELFEEIKSRSPVPAEGQALTGNPKEYQWKSDSGIKSAMDKMMKRLSHLSRGQRDAVQNMLLIAAISVQTCYFQAMARQYFNAVLFLDF; encoded by the coding sequence ATGGAAGCTTTTACACTTAGCCGGATAGAGATGTCCGGACTATTACTGTCTCTAGGGCCAAACTCGGAGCGGAAGCCGCTCCATATTCTGCAGGAAGCCTGGACGAAGTTCCACCGCGACGAGGTGCGGGAGGGGACAAGTCTGCCCGCTTTTCTGTCTACGGATATCCCCCCGATTCTGCAAAAACTGATTAAAGGTACCGGCGTCAAAGGGCTGTCCCTGGGTGAAATTGCTTCGCTTGGCGGTCTGATTGAGTATTCCACATTATCCGTCTCTGCTATGCAGAATTGGGTAAAGCGCGATTTCAAGGAATATCTCGGGTCCCCGCGTGAAGGGAAGAAGTACTCCATTAATCAGGCGGCCCTTCTATTTATAATAGATGATCTGAAGGCGGCGCTTGATTTCGAGAGCATAAGGCAGCTCTTCCGTATGCTGTTCCTGGCGCCTGAACGTGATGACGATGATCTGGTGGAACCGGCACAGCTGTATCACGGGTATGCGGAGCTGTTCGAGGAGATTAAGAGCCGTTCCCCGGTGCCGGCTGAGGGACAGGCTTTGACCGGGAATCCCAAGGAATATCAGTGGAAATCGGACAGCGGAATCAAATCGGCCATGGACAAAATGATGAAGCGGCTCAGCCACTTGAGCAGAGGGCAGCGGGATGCGGTGCAGAATATGCTGCTGATCGCTGCGATCTCGGTGCAAACCTGTTATTTTCAGGCGATGGCCCGGCAATATTTCAATGCGGTGTTATTCCTTGATTTTTGA
- a CDS encoding histidine kinase has product MQKRMLGTWLLRIRRSKLSTLMAASIITFNLIFLGFIVLLAYRTFSDVTFREISTTRLALLNESTKRGFDFMTNVSGTAYSIAANKSVIEGLENTPASKYQMISRRREITEILQHSLVLNEGVSSIEIYSDLFSGVPQSSTDLVFPVSSIKNESWYPQLKQADSLWVPLEGSGGEDEPYLIGHIQHLFGNEGKTIGYLYIRLSADDILKQFKDIPAVLDGQIHLVDTSGNLLLLVNKESGSAGKAVLEADWLYQHTYEGNEGYELLKKDGQSYLVLFSRPSTISWRLVQVIPTRELLQEVRKADRQVIGIGLLCLLLSALLAYFFIRNMIRPVRRLIQEMRKLERGDFRASMSESLTEEYTQMSYGFNHMVNRLQELVQSEREASAAKREAQAGLLEAQIKPHFLYNTLDMIHWKAMDYDAQDISYMITQLGKMLRIGLSGGRMLIRLRDELEHARCYVSIQQERLPIAIEYTESIADPAVRSYFIPKVILQPLIENSIIHGSREPGSGPLQIHLEVREMKTPGSQPYLQIMLLDNGRGLAEGWSMEQVSGIGTRNVMSRIQLYCGEPYGLYLANRPERGVAAMITLPIIETEEQLERLLRDQL; this is encoded by the coding sequence ATGCAAAAAAGAATGCTCGGCACCTGGCTGCTGCGGATCAGGCGGAGCAAGCTCTCCACGCTGATGGCAGCCAGTATTATTACGTTCAATCTGATTTTTCTCGGGTTCATTGTCCTGCTGGCGTACCGGACCTTCTCGGACGTAACCTTCAGGGAGATCAGCACGACCAGGCTTGCGCTGCTGAATGAGAGCACGAAGCGCGGCTTCGACTTCATGACCAATGTGTCGGGCACCGCCTACTCCATTGCAGCGAACAAGAGCGTGATTGAGGGGCTGGAGAACACGCCTGCCTCCAAGTATCAGATGATCTCCAGAAGGCGGGAGATTACGGAGATTCTCCAGCATTCGCTGGTGCTGAACGAAGGGGTAAGCTCGATTGAGATTTACAGTGATTTGTTCAGCGGGGTGCCGCAAAGCTCGACGGATCTTGTCTTTCCGGTCTCTTCGATTAAGAACGAGAGCTGGTATCCCCAGCTGAAGCAGGCGGATTCGCTCTGGGTTCCCCTGGAGGGCAGCGGCGGCGAAGACGAGCCTTATCTGATCGGCCATATCCAGCATCTGTTCGGAAATGAAGGCAAAACGATCGGCTACCTTTATATCCGGTTGTCCGCCGACGATATCCTGAAGCAGTTCAAGGATATTCCTGCTGTACTGGACGGCCAGATCCATCTGGTGGATACGAGCGGCAATCTCCTGCTGCTGGTGAACAAGGAGAGCGGTTCTGCCGGTAAGGCTGTACTGGAGGCAGACTGGCTCTACCAGCATACGTATGAGGGCAATGAAGGCTATGAGCTGCTGAAAAAGGACGGGCAGTCCTATCTCGTCCTGTTCTCAAGGCCGAGCACGATCTCCTGGCGGCTGGTCCAGGTCATCCCGACGCGTGAGCTGCTGCAGGAGGTTCGTAAGGCGGACAGGCAGGTGATCGGGATCGGCCTGCTCTGTCTGCTCCTGTCGGCGCTGCTGGCGTATTTCTTCATCCGCAATATGATCCGTCCGGTGCGCAGGCTGATTCAGGAGATGCGGAAGCTGGAGCGCGGAGATTTCCGGGCCAGTATGAGTGAGTCGCTGACGGAGGAATATACGCAGATGTCTTACGGCTTCAACCACATGGTGAACCGGCTGCAGGAGCTGGTGCAGAGCGAGCGGGAAGCAAGCGCCGCGAAGCGGGAGGCTCAGGCCGGACTGCTGGAGGCCCAGATCAAGCCGCATTTCCTGTACAACACACTGGATATGATTCACTGGAAGGCGATGGATTACGACGCCCAGGATATCAGCTACATGATCACCCAGCTGGGCAAAATGCTGCGCATCGGCCTGAGCGGCGGCAGAATGCTCATTCGTCTGCGTGACGAGCTGGAGCATGCGCGGTGTTATGTGAGCATCCAGCAGGAACGGCTGCCGATTGCCATCGAGTATACGGAGTCGATTGCGGACCCGGCGGTCCGGAGTTATTTCATTCCGAAGGTTATTCTCCAGCCGCTGATTGAGAATTCAATTATTCATGGCAGCCGGGAGCCTGGCTCCGGCCCTTTGCAGATTCACCTGGAGGTGCGGGAGATGAAGACACCGGGAAGCCAGCCTTACTTGCAAATCATGCTGCTGGATAACGGCCGGGGCTTGGCGGAAGGCTGGTCGATGGAACAGGTGAGTGGCATCGGTACCCGCAATGTGATGAGCCGGATTCAGCTGTATTGCGGGGAACCGTACGGACTATACTTGGCCAACCGGCCGGAGAGAGGGGTTGCGGCTATGATTACGCTGCCAATCATTGAGACGGAGGAGCAGCTGGAGCGGCTGCTGCGCGATCAGCTATGA
- a CDS encoding MFS transporter, with the protein MWNQMSLLQNPKQRKLLFSAGLSWMFDAMDVGMISFVVAALAKEWSLGPEKIGYLTSINSVGMAVGAAAAGIMADRFGRKSVLLWTLLIFSIASGLSAFAAGYAVLCVLRFIAGFGLGGELPVASTLVSESMPVKERGRAVVLLESFWALGWILSALIAYFVIPDYGWRVAFAIGAVPALYALYLRRAIDDSPKFAEIKKAPPVPLKKRVAAVWSAEYRRSTIMLWILWFTVVFSYYGMFLWLPTVMVLKGFSLVKSFEYVLIMTLAQLPGYFTAAYFIEKYGRKFVLVIYLLLTAVSAAWFGNSTTEGMLMAAGICLSFFNLGAWGGMYAYTPELYPTKIRSTGAGLATSFGRIGGIIAPTLVGLMVGKTVGIGSIFMIFFVTIVIGALAVLFLGKETKGLELE; encoded by the coding sequence ATGTGGAATCAAATGTCGCTGCTGCAGAATCCGAAGCAGCGGAAGCTGCTCTTCAGTGCAGGTCTAAGCTGGATGTTCGACGCGATGGATGTAGGGATGATCTCGTTCGTCGTGGCTGCACTTGCCAAGGAATGGTCGCTGGGACCGGAGAAAATCGGCTATTTAACCAGCATTAACTCAGTGGGAATGGCCGTCGGTGCAGCTGCAGCCGGGATTATGGCGGACCGCTTCGGCCGCAAATCGGTGCTGCTCTGGACGCTGCTGATCTTCTCAATTGCAAGCGGACTGTCGGCCTTCGCCGCAGGCTATGCAGTACTGTGCGTACTGCGCTTCATTGCCGGCTTCGGGCTGGGCGGAGAGCTGCCGGTGGCTTCTACACTGGTATCCGAGAGCATGCCGGTCAAGGAGAGAGGCCGGGCTGTGGTGCTGCTCGAGAGCTTCTGGGCGCTCGGCTGGATTCTGTCGGCGCTGATTGCGTACTTCGTCATTCCGGATTACGGCTGGCGGGTCGCCTTCGCCATTGGGGCGGTACCGGCGCTATATGCGCTCTATCTGCGCAGGGCAATCGATGACTCACCGAAGTTCGCGGAGATCAAGAAAGCTCCTCCAGTGCCCTTGAAGAAGCGTGTAGCGGCAGTCTGGTCGGCAGAGTACCGCCGCTCGACCATCATGCTGTGGATTCTGTGGTTCACCGTGGTCTTCTCTTATTATGGAATGTTCCTGTGGCTGCCGACGGTAATGGTGCTGAAGGGCTTCAGTCTGGTCAAAAGCTTCGAGTATGTGCTGATCATGACACTCGCCCAGTTGCCGGGGTACTTCACCGCCGCCTATTTCATCGAGAAATACGGCCGCAAATTCGTACTGGTCATCTATCTCTTGCTGACAGCCGTCAGCGCGGCCTGGTTCGGGAATTCAACAACCGAGGGTATGCTGATGGCTGCCGGGATCTGTCTGTCGTTCTTCAACCTGGGAGCCTGGGGCGGGATGTACGCGTACACGCCTGAGCTGTATCCGACTAAGATCCGTTCCACTGGTGCCGGACTCGCCACCTCCTTTGGGCGGATTGGCGGCATTATTGCCCCAACGCTGGTCGGGCTGATGGTCGGCAAGACGGTCGGGATCGGCTCCATCTTCATGATCTTCTTCGTTACGATTGTAATCGGAGCCCTGGCGGTGCTGTTCCTGGGGAAGGAAACGAAGGGACTGGAGCTTGAGTAA